The Clostridiales bacterium FE2011 sequence TCCGTATCCCTTTCCCTGGTATTCCGGCAGGAAGACCGCCATCTTCAGGTACGCGATGCCGTCCCCTCCCCGCAGGCCGTTAACGCCCAGCCAGCCCGTCCGGATATCTCCGGCCAGGACGATATAGTCTTCCTCATCCTCGTCCTTCTGCCACTCGCTGATGGCGTCTGTCCAGTCCTGCCGGGTGGTCGGGACCTCGTTCAGCCGCTCCAGCAGAGACGGGCAGTTCATCAGCTGATACAGGAATTCCGCGTCGGATTCGTTCACAGGCCTGATCTGAAG is a genomic window containing:
- a CDS encoding GNAT family N-acetyltransferase; translation: MEKELQIRPVNESDAEFLYQLMNCPSLLERLNEVPTTRQDWTDAISEWQKDEDEEDYIVLAGDIRTGWLGVNGLRGGDGIAYLKMAVFLPEYQGKGYGTCSIREVLDSLKQRGIEQVFLYTDSDNAPAQACYRKCGFTVAENLTETMSNGKDVDRVKMVSCLK